The genomic segment caaggcaGCATATTGTAGCTCAACGTGCTCAACTCCTACCTGGACGTGGGccaggtgtggtgtggtttgctgTGCTGTATTTATGGATGTAGAAGATACATAGTGTAgcccagtggtctccaaatggcggcctgagggccagatccggcccgggcatggcaaacatttggcccgccatgaggttggaacaaatgaaaacatatatgtgTGCCTCCTGCAGCTCAACGTACTCATCTCCTACCTGGACGTGGGccaggtgtggtgtggtctgcttTGCTTTATCTATGGATGTAGAAGATACATAGGGTGTGTCAATAtgggaccttgcgtcctccacttgtgcttgtggcctcgcccgcctcctggcccctcctccgtggagaaaacaataaagtttcccagctgtcagcctagccacaacaacttttgggggactgtttttcattcaccatcccaattgcaaatgagaaaatgactttacaattgagcaattgattttgcaagatattgaaatataatgctgttgtcagtgatgtcatcatgacattttccttcctggtacgaggccacaagcacaagtggaggaagcaaggtcgcatattgcagcTCAACGTGCTCACCTCCTACCTGGACGTGGGccaggtgtggtgtggtttgcttTGCTGTATTTATGGATattgaacagtggttcccaatctttttctttagggacccatgtttttaaatggtaaaaaaaatggCAAGGCAtgtaaagcaaaatcaaacatttgttaggcatgtattcgcccatgtcttgttcatgcacaataagggatttattaccaatttaacctagtaaggacctagtagatcttagcgtttgcttagtacatgccttacaacttacttatacaggcacattgtatgtattagtgctaatagatgtatccctaaaataatcCTAAAAGTCCTAAAGTCCTTAGCATCTtagcatcagtggacctgagagctcgagcaggggcataaaaagagagcatgtcagagatattactaggggcaagtccatttaatgctttaaatactgtcagcagaatcttaaagtcaattctgtatgagacaggtaaccagtgcaggtctgttACCGTTTGTTTTCTGCACTATGATCCGGCTGCAGGTGTACGCCGCGGATGACAAGTTGGCCATGGAGATGcccaacagtaaatatctgaggcataaaccggtgcaaaagtttttgcttctactgattttgtagacatttaaacggctggggtcaaaattaccccaaggatcacggatgtaccctaaatctgaggataacaggagggttaagaacTTGTTTTCTGCACTATGATCCGGCTACAGGTGTACGGCGCGGATGACAAGATGGCCATGGAGGTGCGCGACCTGACCAGCGCCGAGGGCCTGCTGCGGGTCAACCAGAACTTCACCGACAACGGACGCCACCTGCTGCCCTTTGGCCAGACCGACATGTGCGCCAACCGGCCTGAGATCACGGGCGACGAGAACGCAGAGAACGTGCCCTGCTTCCTCGCAggtatttaacccattgacgcctaaggctaaggcacctgcaaaaaagggtgctgaatgcctgagcccttttttaagaaaagctgccctcagcctataaaaacccaaatatctcagcttctgaagcacataaaaatatgcactacgttgtatttaaacactaagaccctcatctttcattagaatgtgttcattcatctcaaacaaacagagatttttaaagtTTTGAAGTTGtcccaaatctcatgagcctgaatgttgcgtaatgcagctccaggtgccagggccaatgttgcgcaacgcaacatcaggcatcaatgggttaaagatgaGGCCTTTTCCTGTCCGCGTTTTAACACTCTacggcagggctggcctgggaccaaaaaccagcctgggcatttttggcataggccAGCCCCtcaccctatgtgtgtgtgtgtgtgtgtgtgtgtgtgtgtgtgtgtgtgtgtgtgtgtgtgtgtgtgtgtgtgtgtgtgtgtgtgtgtgtgcgtgtgcgtgggtgcgtatgtgtgtatgtgtgtgcatatgtgtgtgtatgcgtgtgtgtgtgtgcgcgtgcgtgtgtgtgcatatgtgtatgcgtatgtgtgtgtgggtgtgcgtgcttgtgtctgcgtgcgtgcgtgtttgtgtgtgtgtgggtgtgggtgtgcgtgcttgtgtctgcgtgcgtgcgtgcttgtgtctgcgtgcgtgtgtatgcgtgtgtgtgcgtgcatgtgtgtgtgtgtgtgtgtgtgtgtgtgtttgcaggtgagGAGCGTGTGGTTGAGAACATGGCCTTGACTGCTTTGCATACCGTGATGATGCGGGAACACAACCGCCTGGCGCGCGCCCTGGCCCACATGAACCCTCACTGGAGCGGAGAGACCCTCTTCCAGGAGGCGCGCAAGATCATCGGCGGAtaccaccaggtgtgtgtgtgtgtcggtgtgtgtgtgtgtgtttgtgtgtgtgtatgtgtgtgtgtgtgtgtgtgtctgtgtctgtgtttgtgtctgtgtctgtgtctgtgtttgtgtgtgtgtgtgtgtgtgtttgtgtgtgtgtgtgtgtgtgtgtgtgtgtgtgtgtgtgtgtgtgtgtgtttgtgtgtgtgtgtctgtgtctgtgtgtctgtgtctgtgtgtctgtgtctgtttctttgtgtgtttatatgtatattaacacatgtgtgtgtgtgtgtgtttgtgtgtgtcttgggtgTGCAGCGTGATAAGCAAAACAATGAgtcacaaaaaaaatacaaaaaaagactcTCGGATAgtctattttaatttttttgttttatttatttgtctgcttatttatttatatgaatGATTTATTGATTTGTTGTAGTTATTTTAgccaagcctgattatcatcgacgttcaaatctcttcgagacttggtctgaccaagagcataacaattaacatttcccaaacggcatggttgacccgcctcccttggtttgcttatggttgtgtgcttaccgacaaagtgggaggagttcccgtattgtcgggaactcagaaagtactttacattgctcttgacccgaCTAGTTGACGCTGAAAGTGTCTGGCTAATTTTTTGCcactttgctgacccctcccctccccttgtcTTCTCACCAGGTGATCACGTTCCGTGACTACCTGGGCCCCATCGTGGGTCCGGACATGATGAAGGCTCTGGGCCCGTATCCCGGTTACGACGAGGACGTGGATCCCACCGCAGCCAACGTCTTCGCCACGGCTGCCTTCCGCTACGCCCACCCCGCAATACAGCCCTTCATGTTCCGGCTGGACGAGAGGTATGATGAGCagaggccagggttgccagacgagagGTATGATGAGCaacggccagggttgccagacgagagGTATGATGAGCagaggccagggttgccagatgagaggtATGATGAGCagaggccagggttgccagacgagagGTATGATGAGCagaggccagggttgccagacgagagGTATGATGAGCAgatgccagggttgccagacgagagGTATGATGAGCagaggccagggttgccagatgaggctgatgatttccagcccaaaaaaatgctcaaaacccgcctagaagcacaaaatcttctactaaatgccatttttacccgcacacggccatcctaagcagcccaattgggcgggaaacagcccaatctggcaacactggcctgggagcaggacaaccaaatggcCAGATGTAGAAAAGGAAAAAGTCTGCTTAaaaccaggatttctttgctcccactttttttgAGCAACATTCGAAGGGGGCTCACCCAAAACGTTAcatatgtggggtgtgtgtgtggggtttgctgTGTGAGGAGAATGGGGAGCTGAGTCTGAAAATGCGGGGGTTCGGTCTGTTTTTGTGCAGTGGCTGTATTGTGATAATGTATGATGGGTAAATGGTGTTACCTgtataaataaagacattttaaatgttttaaaagtggctgataaataaattatgtaatataatacatatttggctaaattaatacattaatgcttagtcagtggaatctttctgccatttacgcacaataaagtaaatttaggtcgcccctgtaagctgtaacttcgaacgtcggctgtgtgacgtctccaaatgtgttacttttctaagcttgtgtggtattggttgcgatgccatgttacggcttgttggtttggggtgccttgaaattttccatgaatcgaaagggtgcctcgtctaaaaaaaaggttgagaaacaatgGTCTAGGGCATAGATGAcgggattttggttcaaatgttcattccttcaTATTTTTGCTCATGGCCTCAGCTGACTATACTGTCACCTCTGGGTTCGAAGACCCCTCTTCAGgttatttctttgtttattttcccACAAACATTTCGGGCATAGCCCTTCTTCAACGGTTTAGATGCTGGGCTACGTCTGAAATGTTTCatggcaaataaacaaagaaaatacAGAAGACTGCTGCCGCCCTTTTATTCTTCCACTCATCTGTGTTTATTCAGTATTTGGGATTCAGCATCCAGTTCAAAAATCAGTGAAAAACCATCATGCAAATAGTGTGAGCATGTCTTCTCCACTTTCCAAGGTACCAAGAACATCCCAAGTTCCCCAGCGTGCTCATGTCCAAGAACTTCTTCACACCTTGGAGAGTGGTCTTTGAGGGTGAGAGCACacaactactctctctctctctctctctcacacacacacacacacacacactcatctcattGTCATTCTCATCTTTTTACAGTGATACAAAGGGGAAAACACTCTATTATCTGATATGAAGAATACATAGTATTAAGATCTTTTCTtctaacatgtaaatgttttccCTACAGGGGGTGTGGACCCCATCATCAGAGGGCTGATTGGCCGTCCTGCTAAGCTGAATACCCAGGACACCCTGCTGCACGACGAGCTGCGTGAACGCCTCTTCCGGTTCGTGGAGGAGGTGACCCTTGACCTGTCAGCCCTCAACATGCAGAGAGGCCGAGACCACGGACTTCCTGGTTAGTAGAGACCACGGACTTCCTGGTTAGTAGAGACCACAGACTTCCTGGTTAGTATAGTCCAGAGACCACAGACTTCCTGGTTAGTAGAGACCACAGACTTCCTGGTTAGTAGAGACCACAGACTTCCTGGTTAGTATAGTGCAGTACTCAAcatgcagagaggcagagaccaCGGCCTTCCTGGTTAGTGCAGCAGTGCACTGCGCCgttttctccctcactctcctccatAGACCACGGACTTCCTGGTTAGTGCGCCGCTTTCTCTCTTCCCCAGACCATGGCCTTCCTGTTTAGTGCAGCGCGCCGCTTTCTCCCTCACTCGGGTCCTGTCTGCACAGTACAGGGTTTTGGCCACATTCTCAAAAATCAGTGAGGTTGTTGTCACAGCTGCCGTAAGTTCTGTGTCCTGTCGCAGCCGATTATCATGGAGGATCTTACAGCAGAACTCTTTTGAATAGCTTACGGTATAGCGACAAATGTCATTTTAAATACAATGTACATGTACAATGATAGTCATGTGTGCTTCTTCCAGGTTACAACAGCTGGCGTACGTTCTGTGGCCTGTCGCAGCCACATACCGTGGAAGATCTTACAGCAGAACTCTTTTGAACAGCTTATGCGACTAATGTAATTTTATAATGTAATTTTATAAACATGTATAATGATAATCAATCATGTGCTTCTTACAGGTTACAACAGCTGGCGTAAGTGTTGAGTACTGTGGAAGATCTTACAGCAGAACTCTTTTGAATAGCTTATGCGACTAATGTAATTTTAAATACATTCTTACAGGTTACAACAGCTAGCATAAGTTCTGTGGCCTGTCGCAGCCGCATACGGTGGAGGATCTTACAGCAGAACTCTTTTGAACAGCTTATGCGACTGTCATTTTGAATAGCTTATATAGCAACAAATATAATTTTATAATGTAATTTTAAATACATTCTTACAGGTTACAACAGCTGGCGTAAGTTCTGTGGCCTGTCGCAGCCGCGTACGGTGGAggagctggccgtggtgctgaacaACAAGGAGCTAGCGCGCAGCCTGCTGGAGCTGTACGGCACGGCCGACAACATCGACGTGTGGCTGGGGGGCGTGGCCGAGCCCTTCGTCAGGGGGGGCCGCGTGGGGCCGCTCTTCGCCTGCCTCATCGCCAGACAGTTCCAGTCGATACGGGTGGGGGACAGGTGggggacatcacacacacacacacacacacacacacacacacacacacacacacacacacacacacacacacacacacacacacacgtgcatgcgcgcactcacacacccacacacccacaaacacacacacacacacacacacacacacacacacacacacacacacacacacacacacacacacacacacacacacacacacacagatacacacacacacacacacacacacacacacacacacacacacacacgcatacacacacacacacacacacacacacacacacacacacacacacacagagtacatataTGTATGCAAACATAAACCTGCAAATCCTCCATGGGTTACTGACGAAAGCCTAAAATTAATTAAAACATGTTAAAattcatcttttcttttctcttctcttctcttctcttctcttctcttctcttctcttctcttctcttctcttctcttctcttctcttctctcttctttctctctctctctcttctcttctcctctctcttctttctccctctctctctctctctctctctctctctctctctcttctctctctctcttctctctatccctcttctctctctctctctcctctctctctctctctcttctctctctctcttctcttctcttctcttctcttctctcctttctatctctctctcctcttctcttctctctctgtctttctcttctcttttctctcttctctctctctctctctctctcttctcttctcttctcttctcttctctctctctctcttctctctctctctcttctcttctcttctctctctctctctctctcttctctccctcttctctctctctctctctctctctcttctctctctctctctctccctcttctctctctctcttctcttctcttctcttctcttctcttctcttcccttctcttctctcttctctctctctctctctgcatcaacaGGCTGTGGTGGGAGAACAAGGGTGTCTTCACTGATGCCCAGCGCGAGTCTTTGAAGTCCGTCTCTCTGGCACGCATCATCTGCGACAACACGGGCATCCTGAGCGTGCCCGAGAGAGTCTTCGAGTACCGCCCCGACGGCTCCGGCTTCACCAGCTGCCAGCACATCCCGACCTTTGACCTCAGCCCCTGGAAGGACAACAGTAAGCAGACGCTCATTTCTACATGATATATAAGATATACACGTTTAggtaaaactttattttagggatacatctactagcactaatacatacaatgttaatgcctgcataagtaacttgtaaggcatgtactaagcaaacgctaaggcctactgggtccttactaaggttaaattggtaaatTGGTAAATtggtattgtgcatgaacaagacatttgcgaatacatgcctaataaatgtttgattttgctttgtacaggccttacaagttacttatacaggcacattgtatgtattagtgctaatagatgtatccctaagataaagtgttaccgatatatAAGATATCTATAtataagagtttgtgtgtgtgtgtgtgtacctcagtcCCTGGAAGCACAGCAGTAAGCAGACGCTCATatgggtgtactgtactgtatacatagTACTGTATATATGAGATGAGCTTGAGTGAGGCAGTGAatgaagagattgtgtgtgtgtgtgtgtgtgtgtgtgtgtgtgtgtgtgtgtgtgtgtgtgtgtgtgtgtgtgtgtgtgtgtgtgtgtgtgtgtgtgtgtgtgtgtgtgtgtgtgtgtgtgtgtgtgtgtgtgtgtgtgtgtgtgtgtgtgtgtgtgtatttgtgtgtgcgcatgtgtgtgtgtgtgtgtgtgtgtgtgtgtatttgtgtgtgtgtgtgtgtatgtgtgtgtgtgtgtgtgtgtacccgcacgtgcgtgtgtgtgtatgcatgtatgcgcgtgtgtgcacacgttccCTCTCTGTGTCCTAACTCCCcgatgacccccccacccccgtctctCCTCTACAGGCATGGACCAAGGCCAGCTGCACGTGGGCTTCGTGGCGCGACTGGGCAACTACGGCTTCCCGCACTCGGGCAAGCCCATCGCCTTCCGCAGCGTCGTCTACAACTACCAGGACGCGTACAACGCCCACACGGGCGTGTTCACCTGCAAACAGCCCGGCGTCTACCAGTTCAACTTCTTCTGCAAGCTGTTCCTGAACGTGGGCACGGTGAGCCTGCACCACAATGGCCGGGTGGTTCAGCGCTCGCTGACGCTGCACCAGGGCGGCCACGCCACGGCCACCGGGGCCACCGTGCTGCCGCTGGTGACCGGAGACACCGTCTACCTCACCGCCAACTTCCTGCACGCTGGCAACGGCCTCACCACCGACAGCTCCTTCTCTGGTCACCTGCTCTTCTGAAGCTTCTTCTCTGGTCATCTCCTCTTCTTGTGACATACAATCAACTTACACAAAACCACAGATATGAAGACTGGATGCCATGTTTAGCCTTTTGACATGCCTAACCTTTGGCGCCGCCAACGTCTTGGTCTCTGGTCctatatttttcacatttcatgatttaccgccacctacaggataatgggTATATCGCCTTGTCAGGAGTAGTACATCTATTTGGAAATGAAGTTCGTTTCAAAGTAGGCCAGACGGCACGGCACAGGCCAGTCTCAATGCCATGAGATGTTCCACTTGTAATTAATTTggagtcttgcaatgttttgaagtgcttttatttaatttaacattcatttgctcccgaaatatccatggtagtaattgaaactttttttttgaaaaatcgattccggatcgattctggatcgtccatgccccgcattggattgcatcgctgaatcgatcattgttgacaccactaccgtCCCACCAAGCCCAGGGCCCCTGGGTTCGAATCTAACCAGATGACATTTCccgatcctctctctctttctctctctctctctctctctctctctctctctctctctctctctctccctcttcctctctctctctctctctctctctctctccctctctccctctccctctctctctctctctctctctctctctctctctctctctctctctctctctctctcatttcccatCTCCATCTTTGATTGTCCTGTCTCAAGAGAGGCTAAAATGCCCAAACAAATGTAATAAATACACAAAGTGAGACTTCTATCTGCTTTTATCTGGGTGCAGTGGGGCGCTACATAGAGCATCCGTAACATGTCCAACCCCCCTccgaaaataaataaaggaattATTCCATTATGTTTCTTGTGTCAATACTGGTTTATTTGgaattgtctgtgtgtttgttgttacATTCCCCTTTATCATGTTATCTCTTCTCTCTTAGTTGAGCAGACTGTGTATTTTACATGGAGAAAAGAAGCAGTTGTAGCTCAGATGGTTGTGATGGAAAGATTGAGAAAAACAGAACAGCAGAGAATGAATGGCGGAGCTCTCCCACATGCCAAATGCTCCTCTAACACACAGTACAGGCAAGACGGGGTgccggaaacgtggctgataaataaattatgtaatatgatacatatttgtctaaattgataagttaatgctagtcagtggaatcttcatCATCTGCCCCAGCTGAAAGGGAGGCACCCCTTGGTAAagagtagctctttgagtgccatggacttgaaaatgagtcttttcagaatgtacagtatggcacagtgccaaagacttgatatcaagtcaattgcggttttttttttttttaatggggggtggggcctaacaagttgatctggtatgtttgttggtCACATGGACAAataactcaattttttatggctcttgaaaaatcactcaaacgttgaaaaaagcctggcaaaacccggtctgaatttgaaaatggctggtgCTCAACGAGTTAAtgatgtacttgtattcaaatgacagtgaTGACAACTATGTGAGTGAAGCAAAGTCCACATGAATTCAATGATCAAAAAAGTGCCACCAAAAATCCAGTGATACTGCTCAGAATCTCCCTTGGTCAGACTCCCTCCTCAATAGTTTGAAGCGAAAAAGGGGGCcctcaagtccctctttgccaagggcccccaagtACAGTGAAACAGCCCTGGCTGCATCCACTTGAGGCAAGCCACCACTCActcaagcagggctggactggccatctggcatagcaggcatttcccagtgggccctgcaccctcctgggcccccatttttttattaataggggcccacgagggtgcgggcccaccggtgagtcagttctccgccactaataataatgagggggcccccttcaatccaaaagtgcccgggccctatttatcccccagtccagccctgtactcAAGTACCAAATGTCCAAATGGCCTGCCACAGTGCCACAGTGCCACTTCACAACATGTCCAAATGGCCTGCCACATTGCCACAGTGCCACTTCACAACAAAGCAGCAGACGAGGCGCTTTCGGAGGAAGTAGCAGCGCAAACAGTCCCAAAGGTGCTGTCCaagacggacgcacacacacacacacacacacacacgtgcacacacacacaaacacacacacacacacgtgcacacacacactcgcgcacacacacacacacgtgcacacacacacacacacgcgcacgcacgcacacacacactggctcccctgcacacacacactcgcgcacacacacacacacacacacacacacacacacacacacacacacacacacacacacacacacacgacacacacaaacacacacgtgcacgcacacacacacacgtcacacacacacacacacacacacacacacacacacacacacacacacacacacacacaaacacacacgtgcacgcacacacacacacacacacacacacacacacacacacacacacacacacacacacacacacacacacacactgtgtcaagTTTGCTGAAATGTGCTATGGAATTTTACCAGTACAGTTATCCCATTTTGACCTGCAACTGTAACGACAACACCCCATCAACCTCCGCCAACCACCGTGCGTTGTAGGCCTATAGTAGTATTTGcctggttaaagtgatactgtctcatttctggaaataggctcatagcacacatccccttgagtttgATAatggagttttacctttctcctgtactttcaatcgttctctgattattgcagtgcaaattttactacatgctagcagttaacattaagtcctatgagaccagctggcggctaactggtctcataggagtcaatgttaactgctagcttaaaGATAAAAttggcactgccgtactcagagaacggttaaaagtagaggagaaaggtacaactcaattatttaactcaaggaaatgTGTAATATGAAtttatgtccaaaaatgggacagtatcactttaacaccagacataatcacaagtgagattaggtcagGGGAGTTGcttattgtaaattccgtagggggcagaatacttggctattatgacacactgccctgctctctgattgggcagagaaactgtaaaggtcagaatgcttggctattatgacacagggaccatgatcttggtcgttatgagtcatcctcgccagactgtctttcagatcgaaacgattgtgtagaactaaaggcagtatgggagttcccaggctatagtAGTATTTCACAGCCTAAGAATTGCCATGTTACAGTATGTTATATTATGGACCCACCTGAAATGTCAAGAAAAGGTCACGACGAGAAAACGAATTGCCCAGCCGTGTTGCAACAGCAATAGCAGGCACGATAGGATAGCATCACATGCTTGGCTTGAGTTGAGTTGTGGAGCTGGAGCATATCACAGCCTCGCCAGACCTCAAACCTCATTTCCACAACCATGGAGCCCTGGAGGTGCCCAGGCAGGTTCAAGGCGTCCCATTGGCTGGCTATCCCGCTATCTGCAAACGCAGGCAGCTGatggttcttcttcttcttcttcttcttcttttccgcCTGTAAGGCCAAAGGGAAGGGAAGACGACAGtggaagggggacaaaggggacggttgcgccagggcccagggagacagaattgggtcctatatgtagttagtggtggtggtggtgtgtgtttgggggggggctactttcagatgactttgtcccgggc from the Engraulis encrasicolus isolate BLACKSEA-1 chromosome 14, IST_EnEncr_1.0, whole genome shotgun sequence genome contains:
- the LOC134463039 gene encoding eosinophil peroxidase-like; its protein translation is MARVLCVLAIGLWVCVLGSTSAERLSKNVILKAVSDAKKLVDDAYTYSRAETLRRVKKHATNPGFRLRLLKQPSRDARSAVRSADYFAQTMELLHKRHHVHRRSLNATDLLNEEDLETIERLTGCAARVRKPNCNTVPHLNKYRTATGLCNNIANPRRGASNTPFARWLPAEYQDGVSLPQTWNPITLRNGALLPLVREVSNRIVATRFEDIVEDNVFSHMLTFFGQWTDHDLTLTPTSPSIVSFNGGINCDESCDQAEPCFPILLPPNDVRRGKNSHGCIPFFQSAPACGTGNTGHIFGAATEKQQLNVLTSYLDAGQVYGADDKMAMEVRDLTSAEGLLRVNQNFTDNGRHLLPFGQTDMCANRPEITGDENAENVPCFLAGEERVVENMALTALHTVMMREHNRLARALAHMNPHWSGETLFQEARKIIGGYHQVITFRDYLGPIVGPDMMKALGPYPGYDEDVDPTAANVFATAAFRYAHPAIQPFMFRLDERYQEHPKFPSVLMSKNFFTPWRVVFEGGVDPIIRGLIGRPAKLNTQDTLLHDELRERLFRFVEEVTLDLSALNMQRGRDHGLPGYNSWRKFCGLSQPRTVEELAVVLNNKELARSLLELYGTADNIDVWLGGVAEPFVRGGRVGPLFACLIARQFQSIRVGDRLWWENKGVFTDAQRESLKSVSLARIICDNTGILSVPERVFEYRPDGSGFTSCQHIPTFDLSPWKDNSMDQGQLHVGFVARLGNYGFPHSGKPIAFRSVVYNYQDAYNAHTGVFTCKQPGVYQFNFFCKLFLNVGTVSLHHNGRVVQRSLTLHQGGHATATGATVLPLVTGDTVYLTANFLHAGNGLTTDSSFSGHLLF